In one Corallococcus sp. EGB genomic region, the following are encoded:
- a CDS encoding serine protease, giving the protein MRAWKWGGATVALTAVTAWMACGQSGRGEAEGLAKAAAATVTLGEGHCAGVVVGQGRHVLTAAHCVAPDAGEERTNFEDGRQLRGRFVFVDRGRDMAVLELEARAPVAPLEVAEGLPIPGAMLVFTGRHDRPGEPQRVMVERWGRCPSLPGVPNALFTTMHGAPGDSGAPLVDDRLRVVGLVHGGARCSIAAPTGDMAPEVQRLAQEDAQPLARRPAFAPH; this is encoded by the coding sequence ATGCGTGCATGGAAGTGGGGCGGTGCCACGGTGGCGCTCACGGCCGTGACCGCCTGGATGGCCTGCGGTCAGTCCGGGAGGGGAGAAGCCGAGGGCCTGGCGAAGGCGGCGGCAGCGACGGTGACGCTGGGCGAAGGACACTGCGCGGGCGTGGTGGTGGGCCAGGGCCGCCACGTCCTCACGGCGGCCCACTGCGTCGCGCCGGACGCGGGCGAGGAGCGGACGAACTTCGAGGACGGCCGTCAGCTGCGCGGCCGCTTCGTGTTCGTGGATCGCGGCCGGGACATGGCGGTGCTGGAGCTGGAGGCGAGGGCGCCGGTGGCCCCGCTGGAGGTGGCCGAGGGGCTGCCCATCCCCGGCGCCATGCTCGTCTTCACCGGACGGCACGACCGGCCCGGCGAACCGCAGCGGGTGATGGTGGAGCGCTGGGGCCGCTGCCCGTCGCTGCCGGGCGTGCCCAACGCGCTCTTCACCACGATGCACGGCGCCCCGGGGGATTCCGGTGCGCCGCTGGTGGACGACCGGCTGCGCGTGGTGGGACTGGTCCACGGCGGCGCGCGGTGCAGCATCGCCGCGCCCACCGGGGACATGGCGCCGGAGGTCCAACGCCTGGCGCAGGAGGATGCGCAGCCGCTGGCCCGCCGGCCGGCTTTCGCGCCGCACTGA
- a CDS encoding response regulator — translation MKPKVLIVENSWTMRETLRLLLSGEFDCTVAADGETGLAHAIAQPPDVLLSDVNMEGIDGYELCRRVRAEPSLAHLPVVFVSGYPPRSDLEPGQPQPDAYLVKPVKPPYLIAQLHAVLQRARGATA, via the coding sequence GTGAAGCCCAAGGTCCTCATCGTGGAGAACTCCTGGACCATGCGCGAGACGCTGCGGCTGCTCTTGTCGGGTGAGTTCGACTGCACGGTGGCGGCGGATGGGGAGACGGGGCTCGCGCATGCGATTGCGCAGCCGCCGGACGTGCTCCTGTCGGACGTGAACATGGAGGGCATCGACGGCTACGAGCTGTGCCGCCGCGTGCGCGCGGAGCCCTCGCTGGCGCACCTGCCCGTGGTGTTCGTCAGCGGCTACCCGCCGCGCTCGGACCTGGAGCCCGGGCAGCCGCAGCCGGACGCGTACCTGGTCAAGCCGGTGAAGCCGCCGTACCTCATCGCGCAGCTGCACGCCGTGCTGCAGCGCGCGAGGGGCGCCACCGCCTAG
- a CDS encoding 2-hydroxychromene-2-carboxylate isomerase has product MASSPLRFCLDYLSPYAYLAWLRMPAIAARHGRTVEPVPVLLAGLLNAVGSIGPAEIPAKRVYVFKQTFRIAHEQGAPFTLPPSHPFNPLLSLRVTAAVDDVAERSRLTTALYAAAWGQGRGIETPEQVGAVLTEAGFDARALLERAQLPEVKDRVRKNTEDALAHGAFGVPSVLVDDELFWGVDSLGHLELYLEGRDPLTPADLARWMDLPATANRRPDGKPRP; this is encoded by the coding sequence ATGGCCTCCTCCCCCCTGCGCTTCTGCCTGGACTACCTGTCCCCGTACGCCTACCTCGCCTGGCTCCGCATGCCCGCCATCGCGGCGCGGCACGGCCGGACGGTGGAGCCCGTGCCGGTGCTGCTCGCGGGGCTGCTCAACGCGGTGGGCTCCATTGGCCCGGCGGAGATTCCCGCCAAGCGCGTCTATGTCTTCAAGCAGACGTTCCGCATCGCGCACGAGCAGGGCGCGCCCTTCACCCTGCCGCCCTCGCATCCGTTCAACCCGCTCTTGTCCCTGCGCGTGACGGCCGCGGTGGACGACGTGGCGGAGCGCTCCCGGCTCACCACCGCGCTCTACGCGGCCGCGTGGGGCCAGGGCCGGGGCATCGAGACGCCGGAGCAGGTGGGCGCGGTGCTGACGGAGGCCGGCTTCGACGCGCGGGCCTTGCTCGAGCGCGCGCAGCTTCCGGAGGTGAAGGACCGCGTGCGCAAGAACACGGAGGACGCGCTGGCCCACGGCGCCTTCGGCGTGCCGTCCGTGCTGGTGGACGACGAGCTGTTCTGGGGCGTGGACTCGCTGGGGCACCTGGAGCTCTACCTGGAGGGCCGCGACCCGCTCACCCCCGCGGACCTGGCGCGGTGGATGGACCTGCCCGCCACCGCCAACCGCCGCCCGGACGGAAAGCCGCGCCCGTGA
- a CDS encoding class III extradiol ring-cleavage dioxygenase: MASGVDRRRVLQGAAAAGVVGVMGAGASVAREVAPALFVSHGSPMTALDSDAYPQALRRFGDGAGAVKALVVVSAHWETDSRVHVTAMDAPPLVYDFYGFPEEMYRLRYAPPGAPSLAQDVVARLSSAGVPAVTDGARGLDHGVWVPLLHAFPEARVPVLQVALPADATPAQVARMGEALRPLRADGVLLMGSGGVVHNLRRVNFRSKLASVEPWAAEFDAWVAGKLAARDFLGLQSWMDAPNARVAHPSPEHWLPIYFVLGAALPEDRITPVFEGFHHGTLSMRSFALRA; this comes from the coding sequence ATGGCTTCCGGGGTGGACAGACGCAGGGTGCTGCAAGGTGCCGCGGCCGCTGGGGTGGTGGGGGTGATGGGCGCCGGGGCCTCGGTTGCCCGGGAGGTGGCTCCGGCCCTGTTCGTGTCGCACGGCTCGCCCATGACGGCGCTGGACTCGGACGCGTATCCGCAGGCGCTCCGGCGCTTTGGTGACGGCGCGGGCGCGGTGAAGGCGCTGGTGGTGGTGTCGGCGCACTGGGAGACAGACTCGCGCGTGCACGTCACGGCGATGGACGCCCCGCCGCTCGTCTACGACTTCTACGGCTTTCCCGAAGAGATGTACCGGCTGCGGTACGCGCCGCCGGGCGCGCCTTCGCTGGCGCAGGACGTGGTGGCGCGGCTGTCCTCGGCGGGCGTGCCCGCGGTGACGGACGGTGCGCGCGGCCTGGACCACGGCGTCTGGGTGCCCTTGCTGCATGCGTTCCCGGAGGCGCGCGTGCCCGTGTTGCAGGTGGCGCTGCCGGCGGACGCGACGCCCGCGCAGGTGGCGCGCATGGGCGAGGCGCTGCGGCCGCTGCGCGCGGACGGCGTGCTGCTCATGGGCAGCGGCGGCGTGGTGCACAACCTCCGCCGGGTGAATTTCAGATCCAAGCTGGCGTCCGTCGAGCCATGGGCCGCCGAGTTCGACGCGTGGGTCGCCGGAAAACTTGCCGCACGTGACTTCCTCGGGCTTCAGTCCTGGATGGATGCACCGAATGCGCGGGTCGCGCATCCATCGCCCGAGCATTGGTTGCCCATCTATTTCGTCCTCGGAGCCGCCCTCCCCGAGGACCGCATCACCCCCGTGTTCGAGGGCTTCCATCACGGAACCTTGTCCATGCGCAGCTTCGCGCTGCGCGCCTGA
- a CDS encoding sigma-54-dependent Fis family transcriptional regulator, whose product MAGLEALDLRELLAFEPKGGVIRFAGQRTLLMDPVALGLLRKELIGMLGMTAARGIFTRLGYAHGWRTAEAMKSAVPWNDEAEWRRAGGRLHTLMGQVRVERIERTDKDGPEPFAEAQWSDSYEAEQHLLHLGQADEPVCWSLTGFASGYLSYCNGKPIYCTELKCVGKGDALCHIVGRPEEEWSTECTEFLRFYETQCMEGVLGQVTEALRQAERKLRAKRQSLARVSGVTEDPAGMVARSEAMQRVLNLARRSAKVDTTVLVTGESGVGKERIARLIHEESGRAPKAFIAVNCAAVTESLLESELFGHARGAFTGATHDRPGLFEAAHGGTLFLDEVGEVPPAMQAKLLRVLQEREVRRVGENASRKVDVRVVAATNRELAEEVRLGRFRQDLFYRLRVIELRIPPLRERREDILPLARLLLAEAGERLGRRVNGLSPDAADQLLRYPWPGNVRELGNAIERAVVLCEGPRVERDDLPEEVRAAPPSLTPTGNPRRLEDMEKEYILAVLAQNGGNRSRTAEQLDIGVATLYRKLKQYGHPEAAH is encoded by the coding sequence TTGGCGGGTCTGGAAGCGTTGGACTTGAGGGAGCTGCTGGCGTTCGAGCCGAAGGGCGGGGTCATCCGCTTCGCGGGGCAGCGGACGCTGTTGATGGACCCGGTGGCGCTGGGGCTCCTGCGCAAGGAGCTCATCGGGATGCTGGGGATGACGGCCGCGCGCGGCATCTTCACGCGGCTGGGCTACGCGCACGGCTGGCGCACGGCGGAGGCGATGAAGTCCGCGGTGCCGTGGAACGACGAAGCGGAGTGGCGCCGCGCGGGCGGCCGGCTGCACACGCTGATGGGCCAGGTGCGCGTGGAGCGCATCGAGCGCACGGACAAGGACGGCCCGGAGCCCTTCGCGGAGGCCCAGTGGAGCGACTCCTATGAGGCCGAGCAGCACCTGCTCCACCTGGGACAGGCGGACGAGCCCGTCTGCTGGAGCCTCACCGGCTTCGCGTCCGGCTACCTGAGCTACTGCAACGGCAAGCCCATCTACTGCACGGAGCTCAAGTGCGTGGGCAAGGGGGACGCCCTCTGCCACATCGTGGGCCGCCCCGAAGAGGAGTGGAGCACCGAGTGCACGGAGTTCCTGCGCTTCTATGAAACGCAGTGCATGGAGGGCGTGCTCGGGCAGGTGACGGAGGCCCTGCGGCAGGCGGAGCGCAAGCTGCGCGCGAAGCGCCAGTCACTGGCGCGCGTGTCCGGCGTGACGGAGGACCCGGCGGGCATGGTGGCCCGCTCGGAGGCGATGCAGCGCGTGCTCAACCTGGCGCGGCGCTCGGCCAAGGTGGACACCACGGTGCTCGTCACCGGCGAGAGCGGCGTGGGCAAGGAGAGAATCGCCCGGCTCATCCATGAAGAGTCCGGCCGCGCCCCCAAGGCCTTCATCGCGGTGAACTGCGCCGCGGTGACGGAGAGCCTGCTGGAGAGCGAGCTGTTCGGCCACGCCAGGGGCGCCTTCACCGGCGCCACGCACGACCGGCCCGGCCTCTTCGAGGCGGCGCACGGCGGCACCCTCTTCCTGGACGAGGTGGGCGAGGTGCCTCCCGCCATGCAGGCGAAGCTCCTGCGCGTGCTCCAGGAGCGCGAGGTGCGCCGCGTGGGGGAGAACGCCAGCCGCAAGGTGGACGTGCGCGTGGTGGCGGCCACCAACCGCGAGCTGGCCGAGGAGGTCCGCCTGGGCCGCTTCCGCCAGGACCTCTTCTACCGGCTGCGCGTCATCGAGCTGCGCATCCCGCCCCTGCGCGAGCGCCGCGAGGACATCCTCCCCCTCGCGCGGCTGCTGCTCGCGGAGGCCGGAGAGCGGCTGGGGCGCCGGGTGAACGGCCTGTCCCCGGACGCGGCGGATCAACTGCTGCGCTACCCCTGGCCCGGCAACGTGCGCGAGTTGGGCAACGCCATCGAGCGCGCGGTGGTGCTGTGCGAAGGCCCGCGCGTGGAGCGCGACGACCTGCCCGAGGAGGTGCGCGCCGCGCCGCCCAGCCTGACGCCCACCGGCAACCCGCGCCGGCTGGAGGACATGGAGAAGGAGTACATCCTCGCGGTGCTGGCGCAGAACGGCGGCAACCGCTCACGCACCGCGGAGCAGTTGGACATCGGCGTCGCCACGCTCTACCGGAAGCTCAAGCAGTACGGCCACCCGGAGGCCGCGCACTGA
- a CDS encoding acetyl-CoA C-acetyltransferase — protein MKSVSKNEEIYFLSGKRTPFGTYGGSLKDLSATDLAVESAKAALAQSGVSPEQIEHVVYGNVVQTSADAIYLPRHVGLRTGVPVPVPALGVNRLCGSGFQAFVTAAEMMLTGGAEAVLAGGTESMSQAPHVIRGARWGLPLGKGGLEDMLWTALTDSYTGNAMALTAEQLAVDYGISQDDVDQYAVLTQKRFAAAQEAGRLADEIAPVTLKGKKGDTVVSKDEHNRPETTVEGLRKLPKVFKKDGVVHAGAASGICDGAGSMVMATRGFVEKHGLKPVARLVNWGIAGCDPRIMGIGPAPAIRNLLKRADAKLSDVDLFEVNEAFAPQYLAVEKDLGLPRDATNVNGGAIAVGHPLGASGARITMTLAYELKRRGARYGIGSACIGGGQGIAVLIEAL, from the coding sequence ATGAAGAGCGTGTCCAAGAACGAGGAAATCTACTTCCTGTCCGGCAAGCGCACCCCGTTTGGGACCTACGGCGGCAGCCTCAAGGACCTGAGCGCCACCGACCTGGCCGTGGAGTCCGCCAAGGCGGCCCTCGCCCAGTCGGGCGTCTCCCCGGAGCAGATCGAGCACGTGGTGTACGGCAACGTCGTCCAGACGAGCGCGGACGCCATCTACCTGCCGCGCCACGTGGGCCTGCGCACGGGCGTGCCGGTGCCGGTGCCCGCGCTGGGCGTCAACCGGCTGTGCGGCTCCGGCTTCCAGGCCTTCGTCACGGCCGCGGAGATGATGCTGACGGGCGGCGCGGAGGCCGTCCTCGCGGGCGGCACGGAGTCCATGAGCCAGGCGCCCCACGTCATCCGCGGCGCGCGCTGGGGCCTCCCGCTGGGCAAGGGCGGCCTGGAGGACATGCTCTGGACGGCCCTCACGGACAGCTACACGGGCAACGCCATGGCGCTCACCGCCGAGCAGCTGGCGGTGGACTACGGCATCAGCCAGGACGACGTGGACCAGTACGCGGTCCTCACCCAGAAGCGCTTCGCCGCGGCGCAGGAGGCGGGCCGGCTGGCGGATGAGATCGCGCCGGTGACGCTCAAGGGCAAGAAGGGCGACACGGTGGTCTCCAAGGACGAGCACAACCGCCCGGAGACCACGGTGGAGGGCCTGCGCAAGCTGCCCAAGGTGTTCAAGAAGGACGGCGTGGTGCACGCGGGCGCGGCCAGCGGCATCTGCGACGGCGCGGGCTCCATGGTGATGGCCACGCGCGGCTTCGTGGAGAAGCACGGCCTGAAGCCCGTGGCGCGGCTGGTCAACTGGGGCATCGCCGGGTGCGATCCGCGCATCATGGGCATTGGCCCGGCGCCGGCCATCCGCAACCTGCTCAAGCGCGCGGACGCGAAGCTCTCCGACGTGGACCTCTTCGAGGTCAACGAGGCCTTCGCGCCCCAGTACCTGGCGGTGGAGAAGGACCTGGGCCTGCCACGCGACGCCACCAACGTCAACGGCGGCGCCATCGCCGTGGGCCACCCGCTGGGGGCCTCCGGCGCGCGCATCACCATGACGCTGGCGTACGAGCTGAAGCGCCGGGGCGCCCGCTATGGTATCGGGTCCGCCTGCATCGGCGGCGGCCAGGGCATCGCCGTGCTGATCGAGGCGCTCTAG
- a CDS encoding DUF1751 domain-containing protein → MRPMRGYNRGGGGFGGGFPGLDSMAAKLAVALVAFSALFLATQQGQGVLLLLNPRDVLSLRVWQLLTYAFVAVDPLGIIFGGIIIWSIGGFLESTWGSRRLLMASVGITVLAGLITVLLSLVMPMGSHYAGGTVMTTVLWVAYGLVIGRGQTNFWGIPLTGNWFAAIGAGFTVLRLLTVPAWQLLAPEIISLVLVFAYVRGASPRRLMLHLQHWRLQRQLRGRSKHLRVVDRNRPPDRDQYLN, encoded by the coding sequence ATGCGACCCATGCGGGGCTACAACCGGGGTGGAGGCGGCTTTGGCGGCGGCTTCCCCGGCCTGGATTCGATGGCCGCCAAGCTGGCGGTGGCGCTGGTGGCGTTCTCCGCCCTCTTCCTGGCGACGCAGCAGGGGCAGGGCGTGCTGTTGCTGCTCAACCCGAGGGACGTGCTGAGCCTGCGCGTGTGGCAGTTGCTCACCTACGCGTTCGTGGCCGTGGATCCGCTGGGCATCATCTTCGGCGGCATCATCATCTGGTCCATTGGCGGCTTCCTGGAGTCCACCTGGGGCTCCAGGCGCCTGCTGATGGCGTCGGTGGGCATCACGGTGCTGGCGGGCCTCATCACGGTGCTGCTGTCGCTGGTGATGCCCATGGGCAGCCACTACGCCGGCGGCACGGTGATGACGACGGTGCTGTGGGTGGCCTACGGCCTGGTGATTGGCCGGGGGCAGACGAACTTCTGGGGCATCCCGCTCACGGGCAACTGGTTCGCGGCCATTGGCGCGGGCTTCACCGTGCTGCGGCTGCTCACCGTGCCGGCCTGGCAGCTGCTGGCCCCGGAAATCATCAGCCTGGTGCTCGTCTTCGCGTACGTGCGCGGCGCGAGCCCCAGGCGGCTGATGCTCCACTTGCAGCACTGGCGCCTGCAGCGGCAGCTGCGCGGCCGCTCCAAGCACCTGCGCGTGGTGGACCGCAACCGTCCGCCGGACCGCGACCAGTACCTCAACTGA
- a CDS encoding serine/threonine-protein kinase — translation MRTPITLPGSSVDSRRSLVPGVVVTGRYRVDSLLGEGGMGRIWLADDLQERRRVALKEMHVPAELSAAKVEELVLLFRHEFFAMKKLQHPSTLKVFDWGMTEAGNRFITMEVVGGKDLSTLVRDAPLDTRTLYRVLIQMAQVLAFIHSRLYVHCDIKASNVRITESGAVKLMDFGVMHQLGTPSPGKLKGTLEYLAPEWQRGASIDGRADLYSLGVMAWYLATRKLPFKRNSPAVLLADHLTRPPPRPSTLCPVDPQLEEIILLLMAKDPRERFQDAGELLEALCQASGEPVPEESLSARASYLHVPEVVGREAELEGLMNGLAEADWGQSRAMLVGGPAGVGKTRLLQEFELQAKLAELPFGRGQCRAEGLAPLAPVAQALRCLVPHTPAELMERVKAPLARLLSPEPLEGDQHEQLPRDGSEEKAAFFQSLSEWTHTLGGRQSFVLCFEDLQWADSASLEALNVVIRALHGTRGMVVGTFRSQELSRLSLAFQTVDEKLTSRMDLEPLSAEHVATLVELVLPGLDVPEGFVQRLHETTGGNAFFATECLRMLVEAGALKRVGGRWEAEEGLGTRRLPVSIQEAVLMRLANAPPEQVALLRKLAPAGRMLDLPLLRALSGLPEAELFAVLDGIVERQFLQDVEGRYVFTHDTVHQAVYDSTPEAERRLYHGQVARVLQALPSGRSGVVRAVGWHFARSDAPAEAIQPLLEAGQAAVEAEALLEATLLLKEAAALLESAPDYPGRSEQLLRTWVSLVEVGYSSDPPTSVAYAERLFAHWDATVDVAAGRSEALSRLQSARAATPAERAELLIPLFREVAADSRMTPVDVFWKRSELQILQGMALAILGRTEALEALIARVVVEHPEDSPYRAGLSVARSTLCAYTGRWSGGVEDQREQVRRLREFRDAVGRPPRRLAWALGMGGYLLNVNLALRGEPLDEALLQDGLKLAEGQGFTDVRAYHLFAQVVRAAFTGDGSAFASALAQKTELIRRLGNPRLMERNLALFTPPYYLERGEHELVAAVVSRGEALSRVLPEDRWLRAHVQVYQACRDVLFEDAAAARESLPRALEAARKGGLRMETLVHVYQSRFEREQGRLPAALAAAEAALERALDPRFANPWDEILARRALAPLVSQEEGDAHLRRARLLAESTANVLQMGLVYMQHAERHGTPEEAMLELEIAERAFAAARATHLQSLAQSLRGPLSRQSEDVKQSA, via the coding sequence ATGCGTACGCCCATCACGTTGCCGGGCTCGAGCGTGGACTCGCGGCGCTCGCTGGTGCCGGGCGTCGTCGTCACCGGGCGCTACCGCGTGGACTCGCTGCTGGGCGAAGGCGGCATGGGCCGCATCTGGCTGGCGGACGACCTGCAGGAGCGCCGGCGCGTGGCGCTCAAGGAGATGCACGTCCCCGCGGAGCTGTCCGCGGCGAAGGTGGAGGAGCTGGTGCTGCTGTTCCGGCACGAGTTCTTCGCCATGAAGAAGCTGCAGCACCCGTCCACGCTCAAGGTCTTCGACTGGGGCATGACGGAGGCCGGCAACCGCTTCATCACCATGGAGGTGGTGGGCGGCAAGGACCTGAGCACGCTGGTGCGCGACGCGCCGCTGGACACGCGCACGCTGTATCGCGTGCTGATCCAGATGGCGCAGGTGCTGGCGTTCATCCACTCGCGCCTGTACGTGCACTGCGACATCAAGGCCAGCAACGTGCGCATCACCGAGTCCGGCGCGGTGAAGCTGATGGACTTCGGCGTGATGCACCAGCTGGGCACGCCCAGCCCCGGCAAGCTCAAGGGCACGCTGGAGTACCTGGCGCCGGAGTGGCAGCGCGGCGCGAGCATCGACGGAAGAGCGGACCTGTACTCGCTGGGCGTGATGGCCTGGTACCTGGCCACCCGCAAGCTGCCCTTCAAGCGAAACAGCCCCGCGGTGCTGCTCGCGGATCACCTGACCCGCCCGCCGCCGCGCCCGTCCACGCTGTGCCCGGTGGATCCGCAGCTGGAGGAGATCATCCTCCTGCTCATGGCCAAGGACCCGCGCGAGCGCTTCCAGGACGCGGGGGAGCTGCTGGAGGCGCTCTGCCAGGCCAGCGGCGAGCCCGTGCCGGAGGAGTCGCTGTCCGCGCGCGCCAGCTACCTGCACGTGCCGGAGGTGGTGGGGCGCGAGGCGGAGCTGGAGGGGCTGATGAACGGCCTCGCGGAAGCCGACTGGGGCCAGTCGCGCGCGATGCTGGTGGGCGGCCCCGCGGGCGTGGGCAAGACGCGGCTGCTCCAGGAGTTCGAGCTCCAGGCGAAGCTGGCGGAGCTGCCCTTCGGCCGGGGCCAGTGCCGCGCGGAGGGACTGGCCCCGCTGGCCCCCGTGGCGCAGGCCCTGCGCTGCCTGGTGCCGCACACGCCGGCGGAGTTGATGGAGCGGGTGAAGGCCCCGCTCGCGCGCCTGCTGTCGCCGGAGCCGCTGGAGGGCGACCAGCACGAACAGCTGCCGCGCGACGGCTCCGAGGAGAAGGCCGCCTTCTTCCAATCGCTGTCGGAGTGGACGCACACGCTCGGCGGGCGGCAGTCCTTCGTGCTGTGCTTCGAGGACCTCCAGTGGGCGGACAGCGCGTCGCTGGAGGCGCTCAACGTCGTCATCCGCGCGCTGCACGGCACGCGCGGCATGGTGGTGGGCACGTTCCGCTCGCAGGAGCTGTCGCGGCTGAGCCTCGCGTTCCAGACGGTGGACGAGAAGCTCACGTCGCGCATGGACCTGGAGCCGCTGTCCGCCGAGCACGTGGCCACGCTGGTGGAGCTGGTGCTGCCAGGCCTGGACGTGCCAGAGGGCTTCGTGCAGCGGCTGCACGAGACCACCGGCGGCAACGCCTTCTTCGCCACCGAATGCCTGCGCATGCTGGTGGAGGCGGGCGCGCTCAAGCGCGTGGGCGGGCGCTGGGAGGCGGAGGAGGGGCTGGGCACGCGGCGGCTTCCGGTGAGCATCCAGGAGGCGGTGTTGATGCGCCTGGCCAACGCGCCGCCGGAGCAGGTGGCGCTGTTGCGCAAGCTGGCGCCCGCGGGGCGGATGCTGGACCTGCCGCTGTTGCGCGCGCTGTCCGGACTGCCGGAGGCGGAGCTGTTCGCCGTGCTGGACGGCATCGTGGAGCGGCAGTTCCTCCAGGACGTGGAGGGCCGCTACGTCTTCACGCACGACACCGTGCACCAGGCCGTCTACGACAGCACGCCGGAGGCGGAGCGCCGCCTGTACCACGGCCAGGTGGCGCGGGTGCTCCAGGCGCTGCCCTCGGGGCGCTCGGGCGTGGTGCGCGCGGTGGGCTGGCACTTCGCGCGCTCGGACGCGCCCGCGGAGGCCATCCAGCCGCTGCTGGAGGCGGGGCAGGCGGCCGTCGAGGCGGAGGCGCTGCTGGAGGCCACGCTGCTCCTGAAGGAGGCGGCGGCGCTCCTGGAGTCCGCGCCGGACTACCCCGGGCGCTCGGAGCAGCTCCTGCGCACGTGGGTGTCGCTGGTGGAGGTGGGCTACTCCAGCGACCCGCCGACGTCGGTGGCGTACGCGGAGCGGCTCTTCGCGCACTGGGACGCGACGGTCGACGTGGCGGCCGGACGCAGCGAGGCCCTCTCCCGGCTTCAGTCCGCGCGCGCGGCCACGCCCGCGGAGCGCGCGGAGCTGCTGATCCCGCTCTTCCGAGAGGTGGCGGCGGACTCGCGGATGACGCCGGTGGACGTCTTCTGGAAGCGCTCCGAGCTGCAAATCCTCCAGGGCATGGCGCTGGCCATCCTGGGGCGCACGGAGGCGCTGGAGGCGCTCATCGCGCGCGTGGTGGTTGAGCACCCGGAGGACTCGCCGTACCGGGCGGGGCTGTCCGTGGCGCGCTCGACCTTGTGCGCGTACACCGGCCGCTGGTCGGGCGGGGTGGAGGATCAGCGCGAGCAGGTGCGGCGGCTGCGCGAGTTCCGCGACGCGGTGGGGCGTCCGCCGCGGCGGCTGGCGTGGGCGCTGGGCATGGGCGGCTACCTGCTCAACGTGAACCTGGCCCTGCGCGGCGAGCCGCTGGACGAAGCGCTGCTGCAGGACGGGCTCAAGCTGGCGGAGGGACAGGGCTTCACCGACGTGCGCGCCTACCACCTCTTCGCGCAGGTGGTGCGCGCGGCCTTCACCGGCGACGGCTCCGCGTTCGCGTCCGCGCTCGCGCAGAAGACGGAGCTCATCCGGCGGCTGGGCAACCCCCGGCTGATGGAGCGCAACCTGGCCCTCTTCACGCCGCCGTACTACCTGGAGCGCGGCGAGCACGAGCTCGTCGCCGCGGTGGTGTCGCGCGGCGAGGCGCTGTCGCGCGTGCTGCCCGAGGACCGCTGGCTGCGCGCGCACGTCCAGGTGTACCAGGCGTGCCGCGACGTGCTCTTCGAGGACGCGGCCGCCGCGCGCGAGTCGCTGCCCCGCGCCCTGGAGGCCGCGCGGAAGGGCGGGCTGCGCATGGAGACGCTGGTGCACGTGTACCAGTCGCGCTTCGAAAGGGAGCAGGGCCGGCTGCCCGCCGCGCTCGCCGCCGCCGAGGCCGCGCTGGAGCGCGCGCTGGACCCCCGCTTCGCCAACCCCTGGGATGAAATCCTGGCCCGCCGCGCCCTGGCGCCGCTGGTGTCCCAGGAGGAGGGGGACGCGCACCTGCGCCGCGCGCGCCTGCTGGCGGAGTCCACCGCCAACGTGCTCCAGATGGGCCTCGTGTACATGCAGCACGCGGAGCGGCACGGCACGCCGGAGGAGGCGATGCTGGAGCTGGAGATCGCCGAGCGGGCCTTCGCCGCCGCCCGGGCCACGCACCTGCAATCGCTTGCCCAGTCGCTGCGCGGCCCGCTGTCGCGCCAGAGCGAGGATGTGAAGCAGAGCGCCTGA